In one Motacilla alba alba isolate MOTALB_02 chromosome 7, Motacilla_alba_V1.0_pri, whole genome shotgun sequence genomic region, the following are encoded:
- the RALB gene encoding ras-related protein Ral-B isoform X2, whose translation MAASKSKNQSSLALHKVIMVGSGGVGKSALTLQFMYDEFVEDYEPTKADSYRKKVVLDGEEVQIDILDTAGQEDYAAIRDNYFRSGEGFLLVFSITEHESFTATAEFREQILRVKAEEDKIPLLVVGNKSDLEERRQVPVEEARSKAEEWGVQYVETSAKTRANVDKVFFDLMREIRAKKMSENKDKNGKKSGKNKKSFKERCCLL comes from the exons ATGGCTGCCAGCAAGAGCAAGAACCAGAGTTCCTTGGCCCTCCATAAAGTAATTATGGTTGGCAGTGGAGGTGTGGGTAAATCTGCCCTCACACTTCAGTTTATGTATGATGAG TTTGTAGAAGACTATGAACCTACCAAGGCTGACAGCTACAGAAAGAAAGTAGTTCTGGATGGTGAAGAAGTTCAGATAGACATTCTggacacagcaggacaggaggatTATGCAGCTATCAGAGATAACTATTTCCGCAGTGGGGAAGGgtttcttcttgtcttttcaATAACAGAGCACGAGTCCttcacagcaacagcagagtTTCG GGAACAGATCCTGCGTGTGAAGGCTGAAGAGGATAAAATCCCTTTGCTGGTAGTGGGAAACAAATCTGACCTGGAGGAGCGCAGACAAGTGCCTGTAGAAGAGGCTCGAAGTAAGGCAGAAGAATGGGGGGTGCAGTATGTAGAAACCTCTGCCAAAACTCGAGCTAATGTAGATAAG GTATTCTTTGATTTAATGAGAGAAAtaagagcaaagaaaatgtcagaaaacaaagacaagaaTGGCAAGAAAAGTGGCAAGaacaagaaaagctttaaagaaAGATGTTGCTTACTGTGA